In the Candidatus Binatus sp. genome, TGCCGTAGTCGATCATTCCCAGGCGCAGCGCGCGATAGGACCGCGTCACGTGCTCGTGGACGTTGTCCAAGTCCACTCCCGCGCGCGCCTTCACGTACCCCTTGTACATCCGATAAAGCGGCGGGGTCTCAAAGAAGAGCGCGAAGATGCGACAGTACTGTTCGAAGTAGCGCAGATTCTTCGCGGTGCAGATCTCCGCTTCGCGAAGCGTGAAGCCGGCCTTGGTGATCTTCGCACGATAGCTGTGGATCGTCTCCAGATAGGGCACGTCCCATGCTTCGAGGAAGCCCCTATAGATCCGGCGATTTCTCTCCGAAGCGTTGACGACCCGATCTACCACCAGCAGATCGGCGAATGCGAACGCTCCTCGCGGTTTGAGCACCCGCGCGGCTTCTTTTAGGAATTGTCCCTTGTCCTTGAAGTGCGCGGGAGCCTCGATTGACCACGCAAGCGAGTATTCTCTATTGCGCACTGGTAGCTTCAGCGCGTCTCCTTCGGTGAATTCGACGTGCTCCGGCGAAATCTTCCAGGTGGCGCTGTTGTGGTTCGCGCGCCGAACGTTGAATGGAGTGAAGTCGAGACCGAGTACGTCCAACCCGTATTTTTTGTGAGCACGAATCGCGGGACCACCACGCCCCGAGGCGATATCGAGCAGACGCGGGGGATCGTCACCCTTGTAGGGGCCGGTGTGGTGAAGAGCGAGCAGTCCCTCCGCAATCCGATCGATCAGGCGAAGATGAGCCCTTTTGCTCCAGTGACGCTGGCGCGAATCTGAATACCCTATGTTCAGGTAGGTACCTAGATCCGACCACTGGCCCAGGAATCGATATAGATCCGAGTGCGAATTACCATAGCTGTAGTGCCGGCGTACGTCATCATCGACCCAGTGCTCGTTCCTTATCGCGGACGCGTCCGGGGCGCCGGCGGGGCTATTCCTTGCGCTCATTGCCAATGTGCCAGTGGCGGGCGAGTTTCGTAGGAATCTGGAAGGGTGGCCGATCGCCTCCGCGCTCCGACAGATGCAGGCCTTCCGCCATCCTGCGAAACAGCCATTCCGCCGCGAGCCGGATCGGCGGTAGCTGATCGATGTCTTCGGCCTCAAGATGGCGCAGGCCTCCGGCCTTCAGTAAATCCTGGAAAGCGGTTGCAGCCCAGTCGAGGTCCACTCCGGCCAGTCCCGCAACGCCGGTGCCGAACCGATGTGCATGGGTGAGACCGCGGAGCATCTGCAGGCCAAGCGTGTCTTTCCAGTCAAGGCGCAGGCCAATTGCGCCGGCAATCTTCGAGCTAACCAGTCCGCGGGTGATTATACGCGGGATGCGGCGCAAGGGCTCGAAGGTCTCGGGAACGAAGTCCTCCATGTACTCGAGCAGCGCCTTCTCCAACGCTCTGCCCTCGCTGGTTCTGGCGATGACGCCGGGCCTCAGCCAGACGCGTTCGTATAGCTCCTGCGCCTCCTCCATCGACTCTTGGCCCTTGGGAAGGAGCATTCTGTCATCAACACCCATGATCGCGCCCACGACATTCCAGCAGTGAAGATATGCTTTTTCTTCGAAGTGGGTGAGATCGACCCCCAACTTGCGAAGACTGCGAAGCACTACGTAGGAGAAACTCAGGATCGCCATGCTCATGGCAACTTGGTTAGCCGGCTCACCCCACTCTTGTTCGTGCCAGCGCATCTGCAGGAAGGCGTTTCCGAGTTCAGATCCCGGTTTGCCGTTCGGGGGCATTTTGGCGGGCTGCTGCTTGATCAGATATCTGATCGCGGCGTGCATCAGGCGCACCTTTTGCGCCGCCTCGATGCCTTCGTCGCTCAAGCCTTGCAGGTTGTCTTCCCGCTCTTGCATCAGGTTGATCACAAACAGGGAGGTTTCCCACAGGCGGCGCTTGGTGTGACTCAGGAGTTGCTGTGTGATTCCCAAAACCTTTGCGCCATAGGAGGTGGCATAGGATTCCGGCAGACTGGCGCATCCCAGGATTGCAAAGGCAATCATGCCGTTTTGTCTAAAGACGCGCTGGCCGGTCGCAATCAGCTCTGGCTCAGCCCAAGGTACTATTCTTGTGTCGTCGAGGTATTTGTCCAGGAGTTCGCCGACTTTCTTGCGATCGCCGGGACTAGAGCCTTTGAAGGCGTCGGTCAGCTTGCTTCTAAAATGTCCGATTGTCTCATGGCGAATCATGTTGCGCAGCAGGTCCGCGAGCAGTGGCAGTCCACCTTGGGTCTGCTGCGCAACCTTGGTCACCAAAGCGTCTGCCAGGTCGTCCCCCTTCCGACACATCTGGTCAATAAGATTTTCGCTCCATCCTTGCGTCTGCTCGATTCCCTGGCTTCCTCTCCCTCTTGCCTTTCCTCGATCGCGGGCTCTTTTTGGCATCCTCGATTTCCCCTACATGGTTGCCGATTCCGTCAGGAGCGCCTGGGCGTCCTTAAGATCGGGCGTATCGAATCCCTCGGTGAACCAACCGTAAACCGACTCCAAAGTCTTGCGAGCCGATTCCGGATTGCCTTGTTTGCGCTTGAGACGGTAAAGGCTCATCGCGGTCCGCAGCTCCCATGACTTCGCGCTCTGGCGCCGCGCGACTTCCAGGCTCTTCATGAAGGCTGCTTCCGCACTCGCCTCCTGCGGACGGGTCAGCGCCAGCAAGAGCGTGCCTTTAAGCCGGTACAACTCGGCTTCGTAGTATTCCTCGCTGGTGCTGGCCACCTCGGCGAGACCCTGGCTGATGGCTTCGAGGCCTTGCTCAGGGTGGCCCGACTTCGCCAGCGCGTCGGCCAGCAGTCCTTGCTGATGAGGGCCTGTCACGGGGGCTCCCAAGGCGCGACATGCGTCCTTCGCGCCACGCAGTACAGCTACAGCCTCCTCAGACTGCCCGATCTGGTTCAGCGCCCATCCGAGGCTGAATCGAGTAGCCAATAAGAGGAAGGCAAATCCATGCTCCGTCGAGAGGGCGAGACCTTCCTCAGCCAGTTGTTTGCCCAATCGAATGTCGCGCAGCAACTGGCAGAGAGCCGCCCCGTACGTCTTGGCGTACGCAAGGCTGAATTTATGAGACAGCTCGCGAGCCAGCATGAAGCAGTCACGCTGCCTTGAAAGCGCTTGTTCAGGATAGCCTTGAAACCATAAGACCCAAGGCAGAACGGAGCCCGCGACTATACCGGGGTCCTGACCGTAGACCAGCGCATGGCCTTGATGACTGTGCGGATCGTAAATCGACAACACTTTCTCGAAATGGGAGCGCGCCCGGGCAAGATCGCAGCCTCCATAGAATGCGTTCTGCCCACTCACCGCGTGCGCTTCCAGAAGCAGATCCGGGTCGCGCTGACGTTCGGCCAGACTCAGAAGCTGACGGCCGATTTCCTGGGAGTCTCGATACTCGGCGCGGACGAGATAATAGCCCCACAAGCCATACAGCACCGGGTAAAGCTGCGGAGTATCTCCGAATCCGGCGCACAGTTCGCGCGCGCGGCCGAACGCGCCCTGCACCTCCGGCGACGAGTAACCCTTCGCGAACATCAACGATTGCCCAAGGCTTAACTGCAGACCAAGCTCCAACTGATCGCGCTGCGGGCCGGCGGCGATCGCCGGCAGCAATTCCAGACCCGAAGTGAAATGAGCTATTGCGTCGCCGTAGGCGGAGCGTGCTGCTACCTTCTGCCCGGCCAGGTAAAAGTACGGTGCGGCTTTTTTCGCGTCGGACCCGCGTGAGTAGTGGCGCGCAAGCTCTTCGACGTAATCGTCGAGTTGATTGGCAAACGTCGCCTCGATCGCTTCGCCGATGCGGATGTGCAGCGCCTTGCGCCGCTCGGCAAGCACCGAGCCGTAGGCCACTTCCTGCGTCAGCGCGTGTTTGAAGACGTATGCGGCATCGGGGAACGCCGGCAGCTCGTGGATGAACTCCGCCGATTGCAGGCTGGCGAGCATTCGCCGGAGATCCTCGCCCTCCGCCGCCGCGACCTGCTCGATCAGGGCGAGGGGAATTTCCTTGCCAATCACCGCAAGCGTTTGCAGCAATTCCTTTTCCCTGGGGGCACGCCGGTCGATGCGCGAGGCGAGTATTCCCCGAACGGTCGGCGGGATACTCAACTCCGCCAGCGGCTTCGCGAGTCTGATGGCGCCATCGCGCACCAGTGCGCCCTCTTCGAACATCGATTGGACAATCTCCTCGATGAAAAACGGATTGCCATCGGTCTTTTCGACGATGAGCCGTTTCAGTCCGGACAGGTCGTCGTCGCCCTGCTTTGCAGGCGCGGATCGCGCACCGTCCGCCGCCTCGAGCCCGCGCGCGTGTCGGGCGCCTTCGCGTTCGCTACTGTGGCCCTGGTCAGGCAGAGGGAGGGAAGCGCCGAGCAGCGCGGACAGCATCTCCTCGGCGCTATCCTTGCCGAGCGGATCGAGCCGAAGCTGCGTGTAGTAAGTCTTGCTACCCCATTCGTGGCGATACTCGGGGCGATAGTTGACCAGCAGCAGAATCCGCGTGTTGGCGATTGCGTCTGCCAACATGTTCAACAGCGCCTGGCTCTCGCCGTCTATCCAGTGCAAGTCTTCGAAGATCAGCATCATCGGCTGCTCGAGGCTCTCGCGCAGCAGCAGATTCTTCACCGCTTCCAAGGTTCGCCGTCGTTTGAGCTGCGGTTCCATCTCCGCGAGCGGGTTGCTCTCGCCCGTCACGCCGATAAGCGCAAACAGATAAGGGATGGTTGTTTCCAAGGCGCGGTCCAGCGTCATCACCCGGCCGTTGACCTTCTCACGGCGCTTGCCGTGATCGTCTTCGGGCGTGATTTCGAAATAATCTCTGAGCAAATCAACCACCGGCAGATACGCCGAAGCCTTTGCGTGAGAGACCGAGAAGGTTTCGAGCACCATCCAGCCCGACTGATTCCTGGCTTTGAACTCATGAAACAGGCGCGATTTGCCGACTCCGGCCTCGGCTATCGCCGCCACGATTTGCCCGCGCCCTTGCTTGGCGAGCTCCGCGGCATGCGTCATCGCCTCGATCTCGCGCTCGCGTCCGACGAACTTCGTCAGTCCGCGTCTCACCGACCGCTGCAGTCGGGTGCGCAGCGGTCCCAGCCCGGCAACTTCGTACACCTCGACCGGCTGGCTGATGCCCTTGATGCGCGCGGGGCCAAGCGCCTTGAGCGTGAAGTACCCCTCGACCAGCTTGCGGGTCGCCTCGGTGATCGCAGTTGCACCAGGATTGGCCAGGGTCTGCATTCGCGCGGCGAGATTGGCCGTGTGTCCAATCGGCGTGTACTCGACATTGCCGCCGCCGGTGGCAATCGAGCGCACCACGACCTCGCCCGTGTTGATTCCAATCCTGATCTGCAAGGGCGTGCGGCCCTCTCGCTGGAGTCCTTCTCCGTAGCGGCGCAGCTCTTCCTGAATGCGCAGCGCCGCATAAAGCGCGCGTTGCGGATGGTCCTCGCGCGCGATCGGTGCGCCGAACAGCGCGAAGATGCCGTCGCCCGTGGACTGCACCACGTAACCGTCGTACCGATGGACCGCATCGATCATGAGCTTCAACGCCGGGTCAATAATCGCGCGCGCCTCTTCCGGATCGAGGTCCTCCTCCAGTTCGGTGGAGCCCTTGATGTCGGCGAACAGCGCCGTCACGGTCTTGCGCTCGCCGTCGACGACGAGCGAGGAGTCCGATTCCTCCTGCGTAACAAGAAGGCCGGACGCGGCAGGTTCGGTTACAAAAGCTTTAGCCGCATTCGCTGGAGCCGTGTCGATGAGAGTGGCTCCGCATTCTCCGCAGAACTTCTCGCCGGGCTCGTTGGACGCGCCGCAGCGCGTACAGCTGGTCGAAATCGGAGCGCCGCATTGCGCACAGAATTTGCGCCCTCCGCGGTTGTCACTTCCGCATTTCGTGCAACGCATTGCCTGGACCATCAACTGAGTTCGGGCTTGCCACCCGAATTATTAATTCGGAATTTCCGATCTAACGCCTCCGGGTCGAAGTACTGATAGCTCGCGCGCGCACTATAGCGCAAAGGGTCGGGCCTTACATGGAGTGTCGGACCGGGTTCGGCTACACGGGGCCCGGTTGCGCAATTCCGACCGGGCCGAAACCTTGCTACGATGCATGCGCGGGCGACCTGCATCGACACACACTCTGCGAGTCGGGCATAATGGAAAACAGAGCGCAGCGAGT is a window encoding:
- a CDS encoding class I SAM-dependent methyltransferase — encoded protein: MSARNSPAGAPDASAIRNEHWVDDDVRRHYSYGNSHSDLYRFLGQWSDLGTYLNIGYSDSRQRHWSKRAHLRLIDRIAEGLLALHHTGPYKGDDPPRLLDIASGRGGPAIRAHKKYGLDVLGLDFTPFNVRRANHNSATWKISPEHVEFTEGDALKLPVRNREYSLAWSIEAPAHFKDKGQFLKEAARVLKPRGAFAFADLLVVDRVVNASERNRRIYRGFLEAWDVPYLETIHSYRAKITKAGFTLREAEICTAKNLRYFEQYCRIFALFFETPPLYRMYKGYVKARAGVDLDNVHEHVTRSYRALRLGMIDYGIFWAVRTA
- a CDS encoding adenylate/guanylate cyclase domain-containing protein translates to MTALFADIKGSTELEEDLDPEEARAIIDPALKLMIDAVHRYDGYVVQSTGDGIFALFGAPIAREDHPQRALYAALRIQEELRRYGEGLQREGRTPLQIRIGINTGEVVVRSIATGGGNVEYTPIGHTANLAARMQTLANPGATAITEATRKLVEGYFTLKALGPARIKGISQPVEVYEVAGLGPLRTRLQRSVRRGLTKFVGREREIEAMTHAAELAKQGRGQIVAAIAEAGVGKSRLFHEFKARNQSGWMVLETFSVSHAKASAYLPVVDLLRDYFEITPEDDHGKRREKVNGRVMTLDRALETTIPYLFALIGVTGESNPLAEMEPQLKRRRTLEAVKNLLLRESLEQPMMLIFEDLHWIDGESQALLNMLADAIANTRILLLVNYRPEYRHEWGSKTYYTQLRLDPLGKDSAEEMLSALLGASLPLPDQGHSSEREGARHARGLEAADGARSAPAKQGDDDLSGLKRLIVEKTDGNPFFIEEIVQSMFEEGALVRDGAIRLAKPLAELSIPPTVRGILASRIDRRAPREKELLQTLAVIGKEIPLALIEQVAAAEGEDLRRMLASLQSAEFIHELPAFPDAAYVFKHALTQEVAYGSVLAERRKALHIRIGEAIEATFANQLDDYVEELARHYSRGSDAKKAAPYFYLAGQKVAARSAYGDAIAHFTSGLELLPAIAAGPQRDQLELGLQLSLGQSLMFAKGYSSPEVQGAFGRARELCAGFGDTPQLYPVLYGLWGYYLVRAEYRDSQEIGRQLLSLAERQRDPDLLLEAHAVSGQNAFYGGCDLARARSHFEKVLSIYDPHSHQGHALVYGQDPGIVAGSVLPWVLWFQGYPEQALSRQRDCFMLARELSHKFSLAYAKTYGAALCQLLRDIRLGKQLAEEGLALSTEHGFAFLLLATRFSLGWALNQIGQSEEAVAVLRGAKDACRALGAPVTGPHQQGLLADALAKSGHPEQGLEAISQGLAEVASTSEEYYEAELYRLKGTLLLALTRPQEASAEAAFMKSLEVARRQSAKSWELRTAMSLYRLKRKQGNPESARKTLESVYGWFTEGFDTPDLKDAQALLTESATM
- a CDS encoding oxygenase MpaB family protein; amino-acid sequence: MTKVAQQTQGGLPLLADLLRNMIRHETIGHFRSKLTDAFKGSSPGDRKKVGELLDKYLDDTRIVPWAEPELIATGQRVFRQNGMIAFAILGCASLPESYATSYGAKVLGITQQLLSHTKRRLWETSLFVINLMQEREDNLQGLSDEGIEAAQKVRLMHAAIRYLIKQQPAKMPPNGKPGSELGNAFLQMRWHEQEWGEPANQVAMSMAILSFSYVVLRSLRKLGVDLTHFEEKAYLHCWNVVGAIMGVDDRMLLPKGQESMEEAQELYERVWLRPGVIARTSEGRALEKALLEYMEDFVPETFEPLRRIPRIITRGLVSSKIAGAIGLRLDWKDTLGLQMLRGLTHAHRFGTGVAGLAGVDLDWAATAFQDLLKAGGLRHLEAEDIDQLPPIRLAAEWLFRRMAEGLHLSERGGDRPPFQIPTKLARHWHIGNERKE